The genomic stretch ATTTTCTGCGAACGATGAGAAAGACTTTCTGCCCTTGCTGCGGTTCTGGCACGAAAGCGGCACCATCTCGGAATTCGATCTCCTGTACCTCATTGTCATAGCGAATTTCGAGGAGAACGGCAGCATCACTACTGGCAAGCGGATGGATCTTCGACTTTGCCGGCGACGACTCGTTAACCGTTTCCTGTTTGACCTCTAACGAGGTGGTGAGAGCCTCCTCGGTTGCTTTATCCTTTCGCTCCTCTTGGCTCATCGAAAGGCTTCCGTCGTCAAAGACACCGCGGACAGTGAAACTTTCACCACTATCGAGCAGGTCTTCCAGATCGAGCGCGACTTGGAATTTGACAATCGGAAACAGGGCTTCAGAAGTGCTGTCAAAACCGAGAATACCGACAGCCATTGTCCGAAGATCGCTGGAAATTAAAGCCACGCCAGTAACGAAGGCGTCAGGCACAACTTTCTCGTCACCCCATGCCAGAGGATACTCTTGCGAAAAAAGCTTCTCACGTCCTTCTTCCGACAGATGACTGGCTCCCTCAATTTCAGAGGCAATCTGGGAGGCGTTCGCAATCAAACCGATCGGATCACGCGTGTCATTGGCCACGACCAGGGCCAATTCGAGCTTCTTGGTCAATCGCATGTTCAGCGAACCAACCTGATCGACAGAAGCTTCATTTCCCTTTTTGATGCGAAACTTAAGTACGCCCACGTTCTGGTAACCACGCTCTTTCAGAGCGTCCATCACCCGAGGTCCCTGCTTTAGAAGCTGTTTTTCCAGGTCGTCCGCTGCAGGCAAAAGAGAACAAGCACCGAAGACAAAGAGAATTGTTAAGCCAAATCGAACACAACGCGGCATAGTTGTCTCCCAGCGATCATTGCTAATTGGAGTTACTTCACGGTGTTAACGGCGGGAAGGCTTCTGTGTCCCGAGGAAAATCGCAATTAACCTAAAATAGTTGAAAATCATCCCCAATCACCTGGGATATTCAATTCTGACCGCTAATAACACTCTATTAAGATGACGTAATAAGCTGCCGTAGACTTTGTTCTAAATTATTCATGGTCTCATCCGCCTCGGCTTGCGTCGATCTAAAGTCTGCTCCCTGTTCTAGTTGAGCCAATTGACCAGCAATATCCTGACGAGTCTTTTGACAGGCCGCATCCACAGCATTGTGTGTTTTGCCATCTAAGGCAGAAAGTCGCGCGGTCAGTAGTTTTTGGCACCCGGCATCGAATTGCTTCAAGCGAGTGATCAGTTCTTCTCTGTTTTGTGGACGCTTGTTGAACCATGAATGTGCCGCGGCCGCCAAGTTTTCCAGCAATTTCGTTTCCGAACGGGATGACTCCAACACGCCTGGTTTGTTGAAGCCCCATCCTTGCGGAGCGGGGGGAGTCAAGTTAACCCATACCCCGACAGCGATTGAAGCCGCGACCGCAATCAACCCAGCCAGCCCGGACCACACAGTCGCTTGCCCACTTCTGCTCGGCCGCTCTTTATCTGGCTTCTCAGAACGACTATTGAGTTCGTGTCGAATCTGGGACCAGCGCGCATCATGTAGTGGCGTTTCTTGGCGACTGGCAGAGCGCTGTTGCCAATAGAGTGGCGCCTGGATCAACACGTATTCCTGAAGGTCCACAAGTGCCTCTGGACTTGCCATCAGCTTTCGCAACTGGCTTTCAGATAATGACTTAAGCCCATGTTGCTCGATATCAACTAATTGATCTTCGGTCAGATCGACAAAGCGTAGCGGCATTCCCCGAGCCTCTTCAGACGCTAGTGTTTCCCAAATGATTGCCGCCTCGAGCAAGTCTTCCGAACAGATGAATTCTTCGACCCATTCGGCGAGTTTTTCAGGGTTCTCGGGCAGATCTAAGGAAACCAGTGTCATATCCGTTTCTGCTCCATACACTTGCGCAAATTGGCCAGGGCCCGATGTACACGGGTATAAACGGTACTCCGTTGAATGTCTTCCGCCGCGGCAATATTTTCCCCAGAAGTGCCACTGAAAAAGGCCTGAACAATTCGACGTATCGCATCGGGAAGCTGCTCAGAACATTCGCGAAGCTGCCTTAATTCCTCTTCCCGTTCCAAACGAAACGAGGCGGCGGCTTGTTCGGCAATTCCAAGCGACTGTTCGGTTAGCGGATAAGACTTTGGTTTTCGAAAGTGATCGTAGAGGGTGTTTCGTGCGATCGTAATAATCCACGCCCCTATGCGACTACCAGCAAAAGTTTGACGCGAATTCCAGACCTTCAGCCACGTTTGCTGAATCACGTCGTCCGCATCGCGGGGACAACGAGTGCGGACATAGATTTCCAGCTGGTGACCAAATTGGTCATATAGTTGACGAAAGCTCGCCGGGTCGCCCGCTTGAAAGCCTGCGATCAGATCTTGTTCCCTTGCTGTTTCCGCATAGGTACTCATCATGCCCGGACAGTTTCATTTCCATCACAGAATAGGAACGCGAATGTGCTATGAGATCGGTCGCATTGTAATATGATCCTGTCTCGCCAAGCAATTCTTTAACAAACTTATTCGCCAGGCTTGAGTTAGAAACATGCCTCGGCCACATTAGATCAAAGAACATGTGGTCGTCAGCATATCAACTACTTGCGATTTTGCATTCCGTAAAGCATCCGAGACTTCGCGTCCAGAGAGGAGCGTTTGTATGCATTTGGCTCGCACGATAATTTTAAGCTGCTTGTTTATCGGTTGCCTGAGCAACGATCTACTTGCCCAGCTAACCGCGCAGTCCGAACGACGCGTCACGCAACTGAACGAACAGATTGCTCAGTTGGAAAACCAAGGAAACGATCGTGCAGCAATCCCTCTACAGAAAGAGATCGTTGACATCGCTGAAAGAGAGCTCGGACACAACAAAAGTGAAACGGCATATGAATGGAACTATCTGGGGCATCTTTATTTTCGGTTAGGGGAATACGGAGAGGCACGCAATCCATATTCCCAAGCCCTGTCGATACGCCGAAAGGTTCTTGGGGAAAACGACGAGGACACGGGCGAATCGTATGGAAACGTTGGTTTTGTTCTCGCCGAGTTGGGTGAATATGACCAGAGTGAAGAGGCCTATCTGCAGGCCTTGCGGATCTATCGTCGTAACACGGGCGATGAAAGTTCGGAAACACTGCAGACGATGAATAACTTAGGAAATCTTTATCTCAAGACGAGTAACTTCGAGAAAGCAAAGTCCCTCAACCGTGCCGCCTTGGCGATTCGCACGCGCACGCTTGGTCCCGATCACGCTGATGTTGGTGAGTCAATCTTTAATCTCGGAGTCATTGCCCACGAAGAGGGAGACTACAACAAGGCACAAGAGCTCTATTCGCGATCGCGTTCTATTTTTCAGGAAGCTCTCGGCGAGGAGCATCCTTATACGCTGCAGCTAATGAACAACCTTGGCAAACTGGCCTACGATCTAGGAGACGTGCAGCGTTCGTACGATATTGACCGTCAGGTTTACGATATCCGGATGCGAGTCTTAGGTCCAGATCACATCGACACGGCTCAATCCCTTAACAATATGGCGTTTAATCAACAGGACCAACGCAATTTTGAGAAAGCGTTACCGCTGTATCAAAAGGCATTGGACATTTTTTTGAAGCAGCTAGGCGAGAAAGACGTCAATACGCAATTGACGATGTTGAACCTGGCGGTCGTGAAACAGCGACTCGGTCAGTCGAAGGAGGCGGAGGACCTCGCTACTCGAGCTTTGAACCTACGTCGCGAAAGTCTGGGCGAAGGGCATCCACTTGTATCGGAAGCCCTCTATCAGATTGCAACGGTACGTTTAGAGGCCGGCAGACTGGATGAAGCTCGAGAAGCGTTTGAGCAATCGTACAAGATTATGGAAGACGCTTACGGGGACAATCATCCAAAGACGCTCTCTGTCCTATTTTCGCTTTGTTGGATTAACATGCGAAACGAGGATTGGGCTAGCGTGCTCGAATTGTCCGATAAGACACGACGACTCGTGCGAACAACTGGGGCACGTTTGATGTCCGGTCTTACGCCAGCAGAACAGCTCAGACTTCTAAACAAAGACGACCATCACGAATTTGCGTTTACGGTTGCATGGCAAAAGAAAGACGACCAAGCGTTCGCCGACTCGTCCGCAAGCTGGATCATAAACGACAAAGGGCTGTCTCAGGAAACACTCGCAGCCCGCGAAACATTACTCCGCGATTTGGGAGATGCGGAGACTCAAACGCTCAGCCGAAAACTTCAGGAGACACGTCGTTCACTAGCCAACATCGTACTTTCCGCTCCGCAAGCGGACCAAGTCGAGCTGAAGAAAAGGCAGGTCGAACAATTGACCCAGCAAGAGGAAGAACTCAGTCGCCAATTGGCCAAGAAGGTAGGAGCTTCCGTCGAACTTGAGAAATGGATCGAGTTAGACGATGTTCGTAAAAAGCTGAAACACGATGAAACTTTCGTAACTTGGATTCGCTTTCAACCGTACGACTTCAATAATGAGAGTCAGATATCGGGTTACCTATTACCGCCCCGGTACATGGCTTGGATCATTCCTCCAGCGGGTCAACGTGAAGTCCGCTTGATCGACGTCGGGCCAGCAGAGGAAATTGACTCGCTCATCGAAAAAGCGCGAAAAGAATTGAATGCCGCCGGTCGACCAGACGGCGCGATCCGAAACGAAGGTGAACAAGACGCGGAAAAGAAGCTGCGCCGATCTCTTGCAGACGTTGCTGAAAAAGTCTGGCTGCCGGTCGCTTTCCATATCGGCGACGAAACCAAAAAAATAAATCTCAGCCCAGACGGTGCCTTATGGCTCGTCCCTTGGGCCGCCTTGCCAGATGGAGACGACCGCTATTTGATTGAAGACTACGCGTTTCGCTACTTGATTAGTGGCCGCGAATTTGTACAGGAAGTGGCAGCTCCATCCTCTAACACGCCTCTGGTGTTCGCAAATCCAACCTTTGATCTCACTCCACAAAAGGTAATTGCCGCAGTTAAGGCGATTTTTCGGGACGTTCGACTCGACGCCAATGCGAGTCGGGGACGTGTTTCACAAACGGCTTTGGGCAAGGTTCCGAGCCTCCCCAATACCGAGATAGAAGCAAACGCCATTGCGCCCAGCTTAGAGAAACTCGTAGGTAAACCGCCCATTAAGTATCTCGGAGAATACGCTTTAGAAAGCGTGGTAAAGCGAGTTCATCGCCCGCGCATGCTCGTGCTCAGTACGCATGGATACTTCCTTCCAGATCAACAGATGCGATCAAATGAACGATCGATTCACAACGACAGAGCTAGAGCAGCAAGCCTACTTGCAATCGATGGGACGCTTATTGAGAATCCTTTGCTGCGCTGCGGACTGCTATTAGCTGGCTGTAATCAACCACCCGCCGGCGGTGACGATGGTATTTTGACCGGTCTCGAGATTGTCGGCCTCGATTTGCGTGGCACCGAACTTGTCGTGCTGAGTGCCTGCGAGACGGGCATCGGAAAAGTACAGATTGGGGAAGGTATCGCCGGACTTCGACAAGCGTTTCAACTTGCCGGCGCCAGTAGCGTTGTTGCGACACTGTGGCAGGTACCTGATCGAGACTCCGCCGTGGTGATGAAGGACTTTTTTGACCAATTGGCCGCGGAAACACCTCCAGCAGATGCCCTCCGATCCGCTCAATTGGCGCGGATCGAAAGCCGACGTGAACGATATGGTGCGGCCCATCCATTTTTCTGGGCCGCGTGGACGCTAACCGGAGAGCCACGCAAAGACTAACTTCCTCCCGCGTCCCCTGATGCCAAAGAAGTATCGGCTTCTTTTTAATCGAACTCAGGTACCAGTGAGTGTCCAAGCCGCCCAGTAGAACGGATGAGCCGCGCCATAGCGTTGTCGACGCGACTCGATGCGTTTTATTTGAGCCTGACGTAGTGCTTCTGGATGCGACTTACCTTCGGCTAGTTGCTCGAAGAAATCTTTCATCAGCAATGCTGAGTCACGATCAGGTACTTGCCAAAGGGTTGAAACAATTGCCTCGGCACCGGCAAGTTGAAATGCTTGTCGAAGCCCAGCAACACCTTCCCCTGAATTAACCGTCCCAACCCCCGTTTCACAGGCACTCAACACGACTAACTCGGTTCCTCGAAGATCGAGCCCCAAGATCTCCATTCCCGTGAGAATCCCATCATCGCCTCTTGCCGTTGGATTGTTACATCCAGCCAAAAGCAATCCACATCGCAACAGTGGGTTCTCAGGAATACCCGCTTTCAACTTACGTGTTGAAGAAGCATTGGAAACCGTCGAGCGACCTGTCGCGCTCGCCTGCTCTGGCAAAAAGAAACCATGAGTACTGAGCACTAGCACTCTCGGACTTTTCACTTCCTTAGCGACCGTTTCCAATGCGAACTTACCAAGATATTGAATCGGCTCTTTGCCGCAAATATTGGATACGCTTGGCGAAATTGCTAATGCTTCCAACCGGGTGCTGGGCAACGGCGTAACTTGTGGGATCGCCGTCCTTGAAATCGCGCCCGCCGGAAGCTTTTGTATATCAACCGAACGGAATATTGATTGCACGGCGCTGCGAACGCTATCAGGTGACAAATCAAACGATGGGTCCGCGAACAGCAGAGGAGCTCCAATGGCGGCCTTCTTTTTTGGAAGAACCAACTCGCGGCCGCTGGTAAGAAATCGCAGCGAATAGTCTTCGATTAGGTAGCGGTCGTCCCCAATCGGAATCGTATTCCAAGGCATTAACCATAATGCACCATCTGGACTAAGTACGAGCTGCTTCGTTTCGTCTGGAAAATGCTGGGCGAGCGGATCCCATATTTTTTGCTTCGCTTGAGCAAACAGTGTCCGCCATTCCGACTCGGTCGCTACCTCGCCCGATTCAGCCAAGAAGGCTTCTCGCGCACCGCTATCTCCAATCCAAGAACGGATCTTAGAAACGATCTTGTCGATTTCGCTGCTCTCGCCCAAGTCGACTAGCTTGACCTCACCTTTTCCAGTCGGAGGAATAATGTAGGCGAAATAACGGGCCTTACTGAAGCGATTGCGTCCCGTCTTAACCGAGAAATAATCCCACGGTCGGAGCTCGAAGAAATTGATCATGGTCTGATCCGCGGCGAGTGCTTGGCGAATCGAATCAAGTTCCACCCACTTGCTCTGTGCTAACGGCTCACCAACTCGATCTGCTAATTGCCGCGCCAAGGTCTCTTCTTGTTGCGTAAGCTCTGTAATACGCTTCGCTCGCTCGTCGACCGTTCCCTCTTCAGGCCTTGAAAGTGCCAGTCCAGCTAGTTCCTGACGAATCTTCAATAGCTGTTGCGCCAGGTTTCGCGATTCCACATCGTCGAGATCACGGGTTAACGTTTCGCGAGCCGCCAAAGTCTCTTGCGAAACGCCCTTCGCATTAAGCAGCCAATTCATCGTCGTGGCGACAACTTCGGGATCGTCCTGGTTGGCGATCGCCACCGACACCATTAATGACAAATCCTCCGAATTCTTAAGAAATAGCAATTGCTCGGTGGGTGAGAGCGAGGCAAGCAATGTCGAATAAAACTCTTTGGATTCACGGATCATTTGGTCGAAAAGTCGTACTGCCTCTGGCCACTTACGCTCTGAAGCGGCGAGGCTCGCACGCATCATCTTCAGCTGTAGTGTCTCAGGATTTGATGGCCCCAGCCGATTCTCGAACACCTTAATTGCCTGATCGTAGTATTCACGCGCAATCTCGTAGTTGCCGAAATCATGTTCCAACCATCCCAGGTTGAATAACAGCGCCCCGAATTCGATGCTGTTCTCTCCGTACTTCTGCAGATGGATGTCTCTTAGGCCTTCAAAGCCTTCTCGTGCCTCGTCATAATGAAGCAAGAGTTGATCCACACTAGCGATATCGCTTTGGATCATGACAACGCTAGAATGATCTTCGCTCAGGTGCCGTTTGAGTCCCGTCAATACCTTGCCGTACGCGTCGCGAGCTTGGGGATGCTTATCTTGCATATCGTACAGATAGCCGATATCCCATAATGTGTAGTACGGCTGTACGCTGTCCTCGCCGTACAGTTCGATCTCTTGACGATAGGTTTTCGTGAGTAATTGTTCCGCCGTCACGTAGTCCCCTAAATCGATGAAGATTTGGGCTAAATAGACGGAGGCCAATCGCGCCTCCTCGCTATCCGACTCACCTATCTGATTGGTGATATTCACTACTCGTTCATAGTGACGACGAGCTGTAGCGAGATCGCTCTTACCCTGATAGTACGTTCCAAGGGCCAGTAGGACTTCCGTCATCTCGTAGCTATCTTCACCAAAGGATCGAGCGGCGTTCTGATAGGCCTTGTCGAGATACTCTTTTGCTGCTGCATCGTTTCCAAGCGACGTTTCTGCAGTCGCCAGACTGGTCAAGCACCACAGCTGCATACTTTGATCTTCTTCACTGAGATACGGATAAATCTTAAGTGCAGCCAGAAAGCATTTGCGAGCCTCTTCCGGCTTATCGTCATCCAATTCTGTGAAACCTAGTTCCTCGACAATCTCGACGACGGTGTATTCTCGAGGACCATATAACTCACTTGCCGCCTTAAGAGCTTTCTTGAGCACGGTCCGGGCCTTGTTGAGTTCCGTCAAAATCCGAAGTGTTTTGCCATAGCCAAATTGGGTTAGGATATAATCCTCATTTGCCTCGCCAACGGTGGCTCGATACGCTTTGATAGCCCGTTCGTAATATGGCTTGGCCTCACGATAACGCTCCAGTTCGTACAGTTGTTCCCCTGTATAGGCAAGATTGAACGCCGTGTTGACATTGCGCTCGCCAAGTTCTCGCAAATAGATATCCAGTACTTTCAGTTGAACAGCATGGGCCTCTTCCCATTTCTCAGCATCGCTCAATGTATCGATTTGATCATTGAGTCTGCTGACCGTTTGGGCAGCCTGCCCCGTGAGATCCTGGGCGGAGACTTCGACAACGAATAACACGGCCAAAAGCATTCCTGCACATAGCGATCTGCAACCTGGCATCGCTTTTACCCTCGAATCTAAGTTGTAGTTTTCTCATCAGATGAAAAGCTAGAACGTGAGAATAGTATTCTGCCCGATTCAACGACACTTGGGAAGCAAGTTTTTGTCTTGGGCGAGAGAGGCCACGCGTCGAAGACTATCTCTGATTAACACAGCGCTAACATCTACCACGGACATGTCATATATAGAATCGAGTGCGATGTCCTGTCATACAGAACTGCGCCACCATTGGCGCGAGTTCTGAACTTGGATTCTTTCCCGCCTGCCATGATCCAACATGGCAGGCGTTTAACTGACTATGCCCTGGTCACATGATTGCTTCCAAGCTCAACTGATAAACCGCCCCTGCATCCAAAAACCACACCGAGCGAGACACCTGCTCACGATTTTGGAATAGACATTCATTCCGTGATACTGAAGAAGAATGGGCTAATTGGATGTCTTAACAGAGTCTACACAAATACCAGGACACTTCCTCCAACTGACTTTTCTTTCGTCACACCGTATTTTCTCGGTACAGCATCGAATTGCTACGCGTATGAGATTTAACCTGACCTTTTCTTCAAACCATTGAATTAAGTAAGGAGAAGGTCAGGTTTGCACATGATGTGAGCGGTTCTCGTAAGTTCGACCTATTTGACTTCGGCGATGTCTCCGGTTGTCCACTGCCCGTCGATATTTCGCCATAGCTTGCCAGTTGGATTGTGGTCTCTTAGCTCTTCTGGAAGGTGCGACTGGCGGACTTGGTCGTACGCCTGCAGCATCGCAAATCGCCGCATGGCATTGGGAATGCCAACGGAAGTGAAACCTGGGTGACCTGTTGCTGGAAATGGGCCGCCATGGGCCATACCGATGCTGACAGGCATTCCATTGGGCATCTTGTCATTCATGAACCGTCCTACCTTACGACGAAGTCGCGGTGCGAGTTCTTCATACGCATTGGCATCGGTACCGTCGGTGCTACTGTAAATGCAGCCAGCCAGTTGACCATGCAGCGCGTCGATTACCATCTTAGCTTCGGCTACGTCCTTACAAACGACGAACATCGCCGTATTACCGAAGGCTTCCGTTTGGAGGGCCTTGGGTGATGCTAAAAATTGGGCACCGCTGACTTCCAACAATGTGTTTGGATGACTAAAACCGGATCCTTGCTTTTGCTCTTGGTCGGTGATGACTTTGGCGCCAGCTTTCTTCAGCACGGCAATCTTTTCAATCAGGTTCGCAAGCGTCTTCTTGGAGCCCAATGTTCCCGGTGTTACTCCATTGAACTTGTCCTTAGTCGCGGCGATAAAACCTTTCGTTGCTTCGTCATCGATTAGAATTGCCAGCCCCGGCTGGGTGCAGAATTGGCCAGTTCCTTTTAGGCAGACATTGCTGTAGCGGTTAACCAGTTGATCGCCATGTTCTCGAATCGCTCCCGGGAGGAAGACCATTGGATTGACGCTCGAAAGAGACACGTAGATCGGCTTGCCTGCTGCATCCGCCGAAGCCTTTAAAGCAAGTCCAGCTGTCGTGCTGCCGGTGAACGCGGTTGCTCCGATCCGCGGGTCTGCGACTAGGCGTTTGCCATCTTCATGATTCATACGGTACAGAAGCTGAACCGTTGCCGAGGGCAGTTCCGCTTCCTGGGAGGCCTGAAAAGCTAGTTCCGCGAGGGCCTTAGTGGTGCCGGATGCCGCCGAGTTGGCGATCGCTATGACTGGATTTCCGGCTGCGATCGCTGATGCGAAATCGCCGCCAGAAATCGAATTCCATGAGAAAGGAAAGTTGTTCGGACTGAATATCGCAACCGGTCCAATCGGAGCGAACATAGAGCGAAGGTCACGCTTCGTTTCGATCAAGATCTGCTTCCAAGATCGTTCCTCGGCGGCCGCCGCAGTTTGACGAATTTGATCGGTTGTGCGATCCATCTCGCGGCCCGCCAGTCGATGCTCGGACGGCAAACCACTTTCTAGGCTGGCCAAATGCCCTAGCGAATTGCGATTTTCTTCCATCAAATCAGCAAACCGGCGAAGAAACTTCGGGATCTGCGTAGGAGCGATGTTGGCTAGTTCGTCAGCGGCAGACGCAGAGGCGGTCAGTGCAGCATCGCAATCGGCCCAGGTGCTGATCGGGTAATTACCAGGCAGAGCCTCTTGCGTAATTGGGTTTTGAGTTGAGAAGGTCTCGCTGCTATTGGCAGCTTTCCAAGTACCGGCGAGCAAGATCGGAGCGATGTCGCACATCAATAATAATCCTAATTTCGAGTAGTACGTAATCGTCAATGCTAACACTCTGTTTCGATGCAACCGTGAAGCTGATTGTTTTTCTTCGTCCGTAGCAACTGTTTTACGCTTGGAGGAAGTGGCCAGCGCTGTCGCCTTGGTGACAACCCCGATAATCGTAATAGCCGCGAAATGGACTTGCTGATGCATTTTATCGACCGCGAATCCGACGACATGAGCAGGATTGAGCTCCCAACCGACTTGGCCTGTGATTCAGCACTCAATACAGTTGCTATGACATGGTCGTCTGCGTCTTCCGCGATGTGGCTAATTGCAATCGGTCGTGAAATGTTTGCATAGTCTCTAAAACGACAAGGCAGACACACGCCAGATCGCGCCAACTTGTCACGATTCTGACCATCATCAGGCCAAACTCGACCCCATAAGTTACTCAAAGTTAACGAGCCGTTTCCTGTTCGTTGCCCAAACTAGACACAAGTCGACTGCAATAGCGCGAGACAAAGCTGCCTTGCCGAAATGTCGCGAAGTATCGCTGATTCTTCAGCAATCCGTATAGGTAGAATCGATAAAGCAAATCTGTTCTCAGCGATCTAATAAAACATGCTTTCTAAACGGCATGACACTGCGGTAGCGGGCGGCGGGCAATGCAATACGGGGATTGCGATTCGGGATCGATCATCACGCTCGCTTCGATTCGAAACACGTCCGCTAGTAGTTCTGCGGTTACGATCTGGTGAGGCGTACCTCGGTCGACGATCCTTCCATCGTTCAACGCAATCAAATGGTGCGAGTAGCGAGCGGCGTGATTAATATCATGTAGCACCAACACGATGGTTCGTGCCTGCTCACGATGAAGACGTTCGAGTATGTCGAGGACTTCCAACTGGTGAACCATATCGAGGAACGTAGTAGGTTCGTCGAGCAGGATGATCGGTGTATCTTGGGCTAACACCATTGCGATCCATGCCAACTGTCGCTGCCCTCCCGAGAGTTCCCCTATAGGGCGCTCGGCGAGATGTTGGATCCCTGCCATCTCCAAGGCGTTACCAATCTTTGACTCGTCTTCAGAGGAGATCCCTCCGAAAAAGCCTTGATGAGGATAGCGGCCAAGCGTCAGAAGTTCCCAAACGGTCAAGGCCTCAGGGGCTTCGGGGTTTTGTATCAGGACACCGAGTTGGCGGGCAACATGGCGGGTGGGTTCGTTGTGAATTGCCTTTCCGTCAAGATAGGCCGCACCTTGCTTAGGGCGGAGCAGCCGAGCAAGTCCTTTAAGCAATGTCGATTTGCCGCAGCCGTTTGGACCGATAAGCGTAGTTATCTGGCCAGTCGTAATTTCGAACGAAAGCTGTTGAACGACTTCGACCTGATCATACGCGAGGGTCAGCTGTTCGCAACGGAATTGATGGAGGTTCTCCATGAAAGTTAGCCCTTGGTTGTCATTAGTTGGTACACGAAGTAGATCCCCCCTACCCCACCTACCATGATGCCGGCAGGAATTTCAACTGGGGCAAGCAGCGTGCGACCTGCCGTATCGGCGACGAGTAGCAACAGCATTCCCACCAGCCCTGTGGTTGGGACCAGTCGGCCATGTTGCGGCCCGATCAGCCGCCGAGCGATGTGCGGCGCGATTAGTCCTAGGAAGACAATCCCGCCAGACATGGCCATGGCTGCAGATCCCAGAGCAACTGCGATAACTAGTAGCAGCAAACGCCAATGAAACACGCTCACCCCTAGACTGATTACATTTTCATCACGCAAGCGAAGAATGTTCAGAATTGGACAAATCGCCATCACGACCGGCATTAGAATCCCTAGCCAAGCCGCAAGCGCCAGCACATAGTTCCAATCAGCCTTATTGAAACTTCCAGTCGCCCAGGCTAGGGCTTGCGAGTAAATCTGCCGATCGACGTTCAGCGAAAGTACGAGCGTGAAAGCGCCAACTGCTGCACTCACGGCAACGCCTGTTAATAGAAGCCTAGCTGGATAGATACCACCGCGATCGATCGCCAAGCCGCAGACGGCCAGTACCACACACAGACCGCCTGCCATGCTCATTGCTGGCAAAGTCCAAGGAGATGCAATCTGAATCCCAAAAAGTGACAAGGCCAGTGTGATGCCAAGATTACCACCGGTAGTGACGCCCAAAATGCCTGGCTCGGCCAAATCATTGCGAAGGACTCCTTGCATCATCACACCAGAAATAGCGATCCC from Blastopirellula marina encodes the following:
- a CDS encoding ABC transporter ATP-binding protein; protein product: MENLHQFRCEQLTLAYDQVEVVQQLSFEITTGQITTLIGPNGCGKSTLLKGLARLLRPKQGAAYLDGKAIHNEPTRHVARQLGVLIQNPEAPEALTVWELLTLGRYPHQGFFGGISSEDESKIGNALEMAGIQHLAERPIGELSGGQRQLAWIAMVLAQDTPIILLDEPTTFLDMVHQLEVLDILERLHREQARTIVLVLHDINHAARYSHHLIALNDGRIVDRGTPHQIVTAELLADVFRIEASVMIDPESQSPYCIARRPLPQCHAV
- a CDS encoding FecCD family ABC transporter permease; translation: MRTDYGRTFIALLGIVVFVSLASLGMGSQWMSPIALSRSLLGYGNETQQMIVWSFRMPRVLLVLLVGWGIAISGVMMQGVLRNDLAEPGILGVTTGGNLGITLALSLFGIQIASPWTLPAMSMAGGLCVVLAVCGLAIDRGGIYPARLLLTGVAVSAAVGAFTLVLSLNVDRQIYSQALAWATGSFNKADWNYVLALAAWLGILMPVVMAICPILNILRLRDENVISLGVSVFHWRLLLLVIAVALGSAAMAMSGGIVFLGLIAPHIARRLIGPQHGRLVPTTGLVGMLLLLVADTAGRTLLAPVEIPAGIMVGGVGGIYFVYQLMTTKG
- a CDS encoding aldehyde dehydrogenase family protein, with the translated sequence MCDIAPILLAGTWKAANSSETFSTQNPITQEALPGNYPISTWADCDAALTASASAADELANIAPTQIPKFLRRFADLMEENRNSLGHLASLESGLPSEHRLAGREMDRTTDQIRQTAAAAEERSWKQILIETKRDLRSMFAPIGPVAIFSPNNFPFSWNSISGGDFASAIAAGNPVIAIANSAASGTTKALAELAFQASQEAELPSATVQLLYRMNHEDGKRLVADPRIGATAFTGSTTAGLALKASADAAGKPIYVSLSSVNPMVFLPGAIREHGDQLVNRYSNVCLKGTGQFCTQPGLAILIDDEATKGFIAATKDKFNGVTPGTLGSKKTLANLIEKIAVLKKAGAKVITDQEQKQGSGFSHPNTLLEVSGAQFLASPKALQTEAFGNTAMFVVCKDVAEAKMVIDALHGQLAGCIYSSTDGTDANAYEELAPRLRRKVGRFMNDKMPNGMPVSIGMAHGGPFPATGHPGFTSVGIPNAMRRFAMLQAYDQVRQSHLPEELRDHNPTGKLWRNIDGQWTTGDIAEVK